Genomic window (Amaranthus tricolor cultivar Red isolate AtriRed21 chromosome 7, ASM2621246v1, whole genome shotgun sequence):
AAGTTGTACAAATTCTTTATATAAGGAAGCACACGAGTTTTTTGTAGGTACATGTGGCCCTACCAAGTTGCTCTCTCAGTGTCACTTGGCTAATAAAATAGCCATCCCCAAAGAGCCCTCTTCCCCCAGCCCCATGAAAACCAATCCAGGAGCAAATCCCAGGGAGGTGAGAATAGTACAACATACACAGGGCTATAACCCAAAACCAAGAGTCAGCCTAATTATAACTAAAAACCATGCAAGAATCTCGCAATTATGTTCTACATTAGCTAAGGAGAATACTGAAACAAGTAAACTAAAATTCAGAAGCGAATTTTTGTTAAGACGTAAGAGGTAATTTAAGCAATTATATGTCGATAATCATACCAAAAATGGTACTCCCATGACATATTTATTCAACTTAGAATCCAAATTGTTTGAACAATATTATAGTTACGAGTAAAAAAACATTGCTCCAACTGTTGATGATGTCATCCCCATACCCTAGTTCTGAATACGTGCTCAAGTTTATATCAAAATTTATGCTCATCTCAACTAGTACAAACAAACAAATGGTGCAAATGAAACCTCTAAACCCTGGCCCACAAAAATCAAATCTGCATAACAAAATGCGGGAAAAGAGTAGATAAAACCCCAAGAACAAGCAACTACGATTTTGTTTTTCTATCGAGTAAGAATATCCATCTACACATTTTAGAGACTTCTGGAACTGTTAGCTGCCACACACGAGACTGATGCCTAATGGTATTAAAAAATCACATCTACTTCTTTAAAATAGGTTTCCTTACAGCATTAAACTGTCACTCCAATGACAGCGATAAAGCCtttgtaattcaaaatttatttgaGTGATGTGTGTTagcaaaaaaaagaaatagtaTGACCAATGTAGATATTATTGTTTAAACAACATGCGTACAATCAATACTTATGTAGATATATGATTAAGATGACATAAACTATATAGCATATGGATGTGGATCTCGTTTCAAACTTGAGATCGCTTTTTCCAAAGAAAAGAAATACAACACAACCATAAGAGCATAAAAATCATTCATAAAATCCTAGTTCAAGAAAGACCAGGCATTTTAAATAAAAGGATCAGAGTGGTGTTACCTCTTTGAGATTGACCCACTCCCAAGCTTCCCTTTCTGTATTCATATCATAGACTAAAGCATGTAGACCCTAAAAAACACAGTAGAACAAGAACGTTAGTCTTTAAGAATGGACATGATGCATTGTGCTCTTGTTTCTATTCAAAATCAATTATTCAGTATATCCCCCAGTGTTATCACAAAAACAGCAAATCTACCTCTTTGTAATCTGTTATCAATGCCTCGTAGAAACTGTTATCATACGGCCACCTTGTCCATACTCTCTTTCCGATAAGCTGATCGATCTTTTGAGCTTTGTCAGGCTCATTAGCTCCGAAAGTACCAGAAGCACTATGACTGTTAACCTGTGGCCTTCCTGCAACAGCAGGGGAAGGATATGGCATAGACTGCAGGGAAAACAATGTATCAAGTCAAAAAAGAAACTAGGACTGGTCAAAACACAAACATTTACTTGCACTTATAAGGTGTAATTTATCCAAAAATATCAAGCACGATCTCCAAAACATAATGCAAAcagcaaaataattaaaaacccatgtaattttcaaattttgatatCTCCATAAACTTACTGCTTTTGCCTTCTTGCCTCGCGATCCTGGAAGAGGGCCACGTTTCAAGTTTGATGAAGATGGCTGCAAGGATGGATGCATGCCATTTGCTGAAGAAAGTGCACCACCACCAGAGAGTGCTGACACTGACTGGCCTGTTTTCTGTTTCTTACGTGAGGCTGAAACAGTAGGACTAGGAACAGATTCATGAACAGGAGGAAAAGAGCTCAGCATGCCTTGTTGGTGCCCATTAGACTGTCTCCAATCTCTGCCAAATCATTAAACAGAGTTCTAGTCAAAAGAAagtacatcatcatcatctaccTTAAAAGTGATAATATGACTTTCAGAAAACAAGTAGTGTTTTCATACCTTATTTTTTTGATCATATCATCACTATTGACCTTTGAAAGAGAATCCCTGTGTTCCTCAACTGACACTCTCAGCTCTTTCCTAAGTTCTGTTATCAAACTTTCCTTTTCCTGTCAAAATACAATGTGCTTAGACAAAcaagatattaattttaaacataCTTGGAGATAAGCAACAGCAAGTACCCAAGTAAGGGCGTCAGACTGGGCCTTGAAGGCTCGCAACACAGCACAGTATGCTTCTTGCTCAATAATATGAATTTGTGTTTCCATGTCATTATTGGGCATCCTTGGATATGTAGAGGCGGCAACTGCAGGTCTTCCATTCCCAGTTACACGTGCATTTCTAGCAAATCTATGTTGATGAGGTGGCGGAAGATCATCATCCGTTcctatgaaaatataaaaagcaCAACCATTAAGATGAAGATTACAACCCATGATAAATTAACGTAGAAAacaaaggatcaataatcattgtgATACAGaatcataaaaaagaaacttataATCAACATGTGTTGAAATGAGAGGATaagaaaaaacaaaccaactctTAACAAGATAAAATTCAGCAGCAAAGGCACATAAGAATATATTTTCATATAGCACATTATGAAGAAGCTGTAATCTGTTGACAACAGAGTACAGACATATCTCTGTTTATGTAGAAGATCGGTACCAAGATAATTACAACAGATAATTAAAACAGGGCAATGACAGTAAAGAACTAATATTATGACAACAGCAGAACCAAAACAActagaaaataaagaaataccAGAATCATGAAAATTAATCCATTCAGTAATCTAAACATGTATGGTGAGTTGGTGACTATACCATAATtatctaataaaatttaaatttaatcatATCAAAAACAAGTTCCATGTCTAAGAAAGAATAAGCATTAACATTCTAGAAGAGCTCTATATGGTGAGCCAATGAATCATAAGGCAGAAGACAAATCTACCTCTACAAAACCTTCCTTGCATAAAGCAAGGCACTCAAAGCTCCTTCTAGACAACTTCAAATCAAGAATTTACCGGCCCAATACTCCAACAGCCATTTCCAAATTTAATGAAGCTGTCCATATTTTCTTATATACTTCATCTTCCTAAAAGAATTGATTCCCTCTTAATAAAGGTAAATATTTACCCCAGTGGAAGGTGGTTACTGGGTAGTATCCCCCAAATGAGGGTGAAATAATTTCTGATCTACTTCATATCCCTCGTTTTATAACCATAAATTTCTCTGTCACCATTTCGATTTTGTTCAAATCCGCTTCAAATCATTTTTTATCTCCCCTTGAATTACTACTCTAAAGCCAGGCGTGACTTTAGTACATACGACATAGATTATCACAAAAAATTCAAGGTCCCAATTTCTAAAACCTCCTAGGGGTAGCTTAGATTGAggggtaaataaaagtcaaactaggACATAAAGTTAGTTAGATAGATGATTATAGAAATTTGATTCCTAGAGGGGTGGATGAGTTAATTAGACGTTAatgaaaaatggagaaaataggaattaattccaatttACCCTAGGAGAAGAAGGGGAATTCTTTACCTCCAAATAAGGGAAATCAacctttttttattcatcttttataatttattcatattctACCTCTATCACAATGATTTCAATAACTTCATTCGCATCTTTTGACATTTTtatccccttaaatatttactctcaATCCAAGCGATCTCTAGACTTGAACATTGCGATTGCTAAGAATTTCACTATTTCTAAGTTCCCAATAAACTTCTGATCCAAAAAACCATCAAAATTTAGCCTTTTTACAAGGCCAATAAACCATCAAAGATTGGAGCTTTCTAGAAAACCTAGCGCAcagatttttgaaaaaataaaaattaagaaataactGTGGTATGATAAAATTAAAACCCTAAACAAACTTTTATGCAAGGATGGACTGAAATCACAAATCTACAAACAAAAAACccccaaaataaattaatttcaaagtCCGATCAGGCTGCGACACTACAAAAACAATCCCAAAGAAAATACTATACAAATCAGACACCAATAGCAAAATCAACAcgaaaaataatatttcaaaatcaGTTCAAACTACTGTTACTTCAAAACACAACTCCGACACAAATTCAAATCAACTAATCTCAAAATCataccaacaaaagaaaaaattccGATCTCAAAGAATCTCACCACTACTCTCAGAAAGATCATAATCCATAGCAGCTTCAAGAGATTGTACTGAATTTTTTTCAACCAACTTCCGAAAAACCGAATGGTGAAAATAGATCAAACAGAAAAATGACCAAAAATCGATAAAACTTTCAACAGATGATTCAAATTAGTGATCAAAGCGATAAAAATTAGGATGAAAAAGAAGAGGAAACAGAAATCTGGAATGAAAAATTGATGCGATTTAGGGTTACCATCACTAATCTACTAAAAAGAAACccccaaaaatattaatttcacaGTCCCATCAGGGTCtgacaaaacaaaaacaatccaAAAGAATACTACACAAATCAAGCACCAAATCGCAATttttaacacaaaaaaatcaaattttcaaaattcgtTAAAGCTACAATTACTTCAAAACACAATTCCGAAGCAAATTCGAATCAACTAATCTCAACAATCATACCAACGAAAGAAAAAATTTCCGATCTCAAAGAATCTCACCACTACTGTCAGAAAGATCATAATCCATAGCAGCTTCAAGAGATTGTACCGAATTTTTTTCAAACAACTTACGAAAAACCGAATCGTGAAATTAGATCAAACAGAAAAATGATCTAAAATCGATAAAACTTCAACCAAGTGATTCAAATTAGTGAGTAAAACGATAAAAATTAGGGTGAAAAAAGAGGGGAAacagaaatttgaaatgaaaaatttatGCGATTCAGGGTAGAATGAAGAGATAAAAAAAGGACGAAGGCGGTTGCAGTGTTGATAGGCTGAGAACAAACGCGGACTTGAAGCATGTTTAGTTAGTTGAATTTTTCGtttttttgagtgtttttcggttcataaaaattttgaattccggttgtttcttttatttggtTTCCTATTCAATCGTTTGTGTAagttgtgttttgtgtttgaatttttatttggtTCATAGATTGAGAGAGTACActttttttttgggaaatttcCTCACCACACATTCTCCAATCGTCCTTTTCTATTAGAGGGGAGTTTTGTTTGTGGAAAGGAAATTAATCTAAGGTTAGATAGGCAAGTTAAGATTGTtgcaatgattaatgtacaaattcttgtatgaagtGATCTCACCGTTAAACGATTTAGTATGAACTggtttaattataatttcttaaattttaatgaaaaaaatcaatttttgaaaacaatataatatcacgtcaaccaattaattaaattgatatttaattataatgacAAATATATATTCAATTACTAATTTGATGGAACGAAAACGTAAGTAAACTGAGAATTTACCCTTATACTTACTCCATGAAGAGGCCATCACCTCAAATAATTCAATGCCAACAAAGTAATCTCAGATAACCCTAGTGTATACACCCCTCCTACTTTATCACCATTTCGATTTATAATCATATATTTCTCTTTGTCACCATTTCAATTTTGTTCAAATCCATTTCAACTCATTTTTAATCTTCCCTTAAGTTACTACTCTAAAGCCAAACGTAACTTTAGTCCATACGACATAGATTATCACAAAAAATTCAAAGACTTAATTTCTAAAACTTCCTATGAGTCGCTTGGATTGAGCATAAATATTTAAGacgtaaataaaaattaactaggaaataaagttaattagatAGATGATTAAAGAAATTTGATTCCTAAAGAGGTGAATGAGTTAATTAGAAGATAatgaaaaatggagaaaatagaaattaatatcCTTATTTTgggtataaatttaccctaGGGAAGGAACAAGGAATTTTTTACCTTCAAATGAAGGAAATCATTAAATCAACatcttttttattcatctttttataatttactttCATTCTATCTCTAtcacaattattttaataactttatttgCATCTCTAAATACCTTATtacattagtttgacttttttatcTCCTTAAATATCTACTCTagcttgtcttgtatgagaccgtctcaccataagattaattgatcgttttaaggttataagtaatcaatctaaaactataaaaattaattattttaaaattataattgatcactttaacattatAAGTTATCACTGTAAGGTAAAATATGTGTATTGGACTAGCCTAATAACAATAATCTCACTGTTAGATtgtcttatttaagaattagtattTACTCTCGTCCCAAGCAACCCCTAAACTTAAACATTGCGAATGCTAAGAATTTTACTATTTCTAAATTCCCAATAATCCCCTAAACATATACATTGCGAATGCTAAGAATTTTACTATTTCTAAGTTCCCAATAATCCCCTAAACTTATACATTGCGAATGTTAAAAATTTTACTATTTCTAAGTTCCCAATAATCCCCTAAACTTATACATTGCAATTGCTAAGAATTTTACTATTTCAAAGTTCCCAATAATCTTCCGATCCAAAAAATCCATCAAAAATTAGCCTTTTTCACAAGGCCAATAAACCATCAAAGGTTGGAGCTTTCTAATAAAACTTGCGCACagaattttacaaaaataaaaattaagagatAACAGTGgtatgataaaattaaaatcctgaACAAAGTTTTTGGCTAGGACTGAAATCACAAATCCACTAACAAAAAACCCCCAAATAAAtgttttcgaaaaaaaaaaccaaaataaattaatgtcaCAGTCCAATCAGACACCAAAATGCAAAATCAACACgaaaaatcaaatttcaaaatcagTTCAAATTACTGTTACTTCGAAACACAACTCCGACGCAAATTCAAATCAACTAATCTCAAAATCATACCGACAAAAAAAAGTCTGATCTCAAAGAATCTCAACACTTCTATGGGAGTTATAATCCATAGCGGCATCAAAAGATTGTACCAAATTTTTTTCAACCAACTTCGAAAAACTGAATCGTAAAATTAGGTCAAACAGAAAATGACCAAAAATCGATAAAACTTTCAACAAGTGATCCAAATTAGTGATCAAAGCGATAAATATTAGGGTGAAACAAGAGGGGAAACAGAAATCTAGAATGAAAAATTGATGCGATTTAGGGTTACCATCACTAATCTACTAAAAAGAAACCCCCAAATTAATTTCAAGTCCGATTAGGCTCTGACACAACAAAAACAATCCAAAAGAATACTACATAAATCAAACACCAAATcgcaatttcaacacaaaaaagaaaatttcaaaattcgTTAGAGTTCCTCTCAAAAAAATGCCATTACTTCAAAACACAATTCCGACGCAATTTCAAATCAACTAATCTCAACAATCAttacaacaaaagaaaacatTTCCGATCTCAAAGAATCTCACCACTACTATCAGAAAGATCATAATCCATAGCAGCTTCAAGAGATTGTACCGAATTTTTTTCAACCAACTTCCGAAAAACCGAATGGTGAAAATAGATCAAACAGAAAAATGACCAAAAATCGATTAAACTTTCAACAGATGATTCCAATTAGTGATCAAAGCGATAAAAATTAGGGTGAAAAAAGAGGGGAAacagaaatttgaaatttaaaatttatgcgGTTTAGGGTTGAATGAATAGATAGTAAAAGGAGGAAAGCCGTTGCAGTGTTGATAGGCTGCGAGCAAACGCTTATTTGAAGCATGTTTAGTTagttaaattttctatttttagtgtttCTCGGTtcataaaaattttgaattccggttgtttcttttatttggtttcaatttttatttggttCATAGATTGAGAGAATACACTTTTTTTGGGGTTTTTCCTCACCAGTCACCTCACATTCTCCAATCGTACTTTTCTATTAGAGGGGAGTTTTGTTTGTGGAAAGGAAATTAATCTAAGGTTAGATAGGTAAGTTAAGATTGTTctaatgattaatgtacaaacGTTTGTATGAGACGGTATCACCTAGACGGTTTAATATGGGCTGacccaattataatttttttaaattgatgaaaaaatcaatttctgaaaacaatataatatcacatcaaccaattaattaaattgatattgaattataatgacaaacacatattcaattattaatttgacGGAACGAAAACGTCAATAAGCTGAGACCTTACCCCTATACTTACTCCATCAAGAGCCTGTCACCTTAAATAATTCAAggcagcagagtagtctcagatAACCCTAGTAGACCTCTTCTACTTGAATCACAACAAATTGAAAGAAGAACAGgaatcgtatcaagtatcagaaataaaaCATATCGGTGGCTATACTAACTAAACAGAACAacatgttcatcacccttatacttggatgaCAACAAATATAAAAGCCTCCCTTGTATttcatttttcatgatttaatatattttaataattaaccGTGAGCAcgcaaacatataatcaaatatACAtcatatactttattttatgatcataattttttccaactaatatatatctcaagaatatccaATTTAATCGCATTTGGCAAATCACCATTTTAAATCAATTGATGACAACAGAAATCATAAATACTTTTATCCCAAATTCGACCgcttttaattgttattaaaataataatataaatttcatcaaaataataatattttaaagtaaaCAAGTAACGAAAATAggagtaaatataatataatctttagtaataaatatttaagtataacattaaacaaaatcaacatctcGTTTAAACACATTATCACCACTTAGCACCTAATACTAACGAGATAATCCTAATTGGAGGGTCATTGAAAATTACCTCGTAAAACGATCACATAATATAAATTTACGCTTCTATCAAACTTAGTTTACGAATTTGACGTCTAAAGTATAATTgctatttgtaatttgtaaatagcaaatatctaaaaattgaaaaataccaTAAACGAAAAGAATAAACTTATAATGTGGTCAAGAAAAAATGACCAACGAGAGAAAAAGATTTCGAAAGAAAAGGAGGAAGAATCTGACAAtggtattatatatattattattattaggcaaaattataagaagctacctaatctatacccctttttaaaaaaactaccttatgtaaagttttttgaaaaaaactaccctatataatacatttctttgcaaaacactacttTATAACAGTTTTTAGCGTTTGACCGTTTAATTTAACACTTGACCGTCACGTAACAATCACGTGATTCTTTAAACccatttttttcttcatttcagCGTGTTTCGATTCATTTCTTGCTCTTGTTCCATCGATGATTTCAAGTCCAGTAGCAATAGTAAACTCAAGTTGATGAACATTCAATGACACTATGCAAATCCCttttctttgtttgtttgaAATTGAATATACTCCATGAAAATTATAgagaattcaaaaatataagtGATTGCAGTGAAACAAAATGAAGTGAATTGACCAGCAGAGAATCCATAAATTTAAGGGGAGAGAAAAGGTGAAAGGTTAGATTTCGGAAGAAGACAACAACATTAAAATGGGTTTGTTTCTGTTTCCCAAATTCCATTAAAGAATCGAAAAACGctaaaatgaagaagaagatgggttTAAAGAATCACGTGATTGTCACGTGACGGTCAAGGGTTAAATTAAACGGTCAAAcgctaaaaaccgttataaggtactgttttgcaaagaaatgtattatataaggtagttttttgcaaaaaattttacataagatagtttaggtagtttcttataattttgccttattattattattattattattattattattattattattattattattattattattatgtgagAGTGAGAATAGGAGGTTAGAAAAAACTTACGCTGTAACTTATaggttttaataatttatattattttattttattttttattttttttattttttattttttcaaaatagaaaattaaaactGCAATTTAGTTTTATTGGAAATCTTATttgtaatattaaatatatttattattgttattatttcttttttgaaagTATTTTGATATTACACCTCTCTAAAGGTATAATATTCCatttaaattagaaaatttagtAAATTCAAGAGTGTTATTAATGTTGTATTAGAACAAGTTGAGTGCCATCATTTAAGGTGATTAGGATGAtgttaattaattgtttttatattaCTTTGGCTTGGGATTATTATATTTCTATATGTTATTTTCAGGAAATAAAGTTgtaaattttacaaataaaaacttTGCCGAAATTTGAACCAAATATGCAAGGTACACGTGGCTCAAGCATGACATTAGAGGAAGATAAGCATGAAGATGAAGCCAACCAAGGTCCACTAACACTCCAAGACAGCAGCACAGACAGCACATAAGGCAACCAAAACTGCCAACCCCAACCTGCTGACCAGCAGACCTTGCAGCCATCCCACAGAGCTAATCTGAGCATCCCAGGAGACACCAAGGGTAGAATTGAAATCTCTATACATGGGCTTACTGCCATGGTCCAAGATGCCTCTTGACAATCACAGAAGATGCCCAAGAAATGATGCTGAAGGTCGGGTGTTCAGCAGATAATACAACAGAGTGAATCAGCAttctgttttctgatttttgttctTAAAACGTGCACATGTTAGTCACGTGTTATTTTTTAGCCGTTATGTTTGTTTGGCTGTGTAAAAATTTGTCTTAACTAATTTTAGAAGGTCTCACAGCTCTATATATATAGGAGGCCTAATCCTTTGTAAACAGAGTTTTTCAGAATTTTCAGAAATAAACatcattttgttttttctttcaaacattgtttgtttgagCCTCTGAGTGTTAGTCATACACTCATTCCTTTGAATTGTTAGTCATATAATTTCAAAGTTTATCTCGCATTCCACAAGGTAGTCAATCCTTGGGTCGCATAATCAATTACACGAAGgtggtgagtgaagccattGGAAGGTAATCAGTCAGCCGGAAAATCAAGATTTGGTTTCTTGAAGCTGATTTTGTATCGAGTTTTGTGTGCTGGTCGTGTCTATTTCTTTCAAATACATATTCATCATCTTGGGGCAAATTAAGGTGTGCTATCCACCCCTTAATTTGGTgcaaattttttcttaaaatttcatCCATTTGTTAGTGCTTGTGAGACTTTGAACCCTAATTTTACCCTAGTCTACTACgttatacttatttataaaattcaatgacatatgtataatgtataattattaatatatataacaatatCTTGTTAATATCAAACATCAAATAATATGTTAAAATGACATTCTCATATTGATTTGCCATATTAAATAATTCTTACCAAAACTAACATCAATTTATTCCTTTGATATATAAGTAAATATTACAATTAGATATGTTCTGttaaattttctttgaaatattatatttttgaatttagaaGCTAAATAAGATTTCCaaataaagttttttaaaatatatatttgaatttttttatattgaagtatttatcatttaataaagttttttcattaaaattttaatttttaaaatatttcatcaagaaacaaaaaataaatgataataaaaaattattttgagaatgacaaagaATCATTATGATAAGTTGATAACGTTTTTGAAAGATTACCCAAATTCATCTTACAAAGTAtaagaattttaattaatatttaaattaacgatcatatttttttcattaaaagcagtatatattctaaaattttctatctattttataagaaatattataattttaaaataataacaagtaATTGCatctatatttaaaatttatatttatatatatttttatacaaaCAACTTTGTGTATTGCACgagtttttatattaatattatactcTCTTCTATTCATCCTAagtatctcattttcttatttggttaAGTCATTCTAAAtgtttcatttctattttgggtatGTTACCTTTACTAATTTACCCTTATTAAATTTAGCTTTTTCACACCTTTATACTTACTAACCCCACTTTACctctataaaaatttaaaaacacaaaaaaattttcttttatatgtgGTCTCATTTAACCacttaaaaataatgaaaagtcAAATGCGACATTTTGGAttaataggagggagtatattaatAGTCTAgggatacaaatatacaattactatgtaaaaagtaaaaacccTAGCTCATTTTGTTCTCCGCTTTGCAGcccttttttccttttcttacgTCACGACCCGGACCCACGGCTGCCAACCTCTAGAGCCCTCATAGTTAAAACAAATTCATTTGCATAATTCTGGTCTAAAGAC
Coding sequences:
- the LOC130817401 gene encoding protein EMSY-LIKE 3-like isoform X2: MDYDLSDSSGTDDDLPPPHQHRFARNARVTGNGRPAVAASTYPRMPNNDMETQIHIIEQEAYCAVLRAFKAQSDALTWEKESLITELRKELRVSVEEHRDSLSKVNSDDMIKKIRDWRQSNGHQQGMLSSFPPVHESVPSPTVSASRKKQKTGQSVSALSGGGALSSANGMHPSLQPSSSNLKRGPLPGSRGKKAKASMPYPSPAVAGRPQVNSHSASGTFGANEPDKAQKIDQLIGKRVWTRWPYDNSFYEALITDYKEGLHALVYDMNTEREAWEWVNLKEISPEDIRWDNEEPGLSHKGSRAGQGRGFKKSLARGGGAIGAGRGRGTLKGHPKKDSFMPQNGVGRREVGEIKLRNTDALIKEVENVFSANNPDSTEIEKAKKLLKEHEEALAQAIAVLQDASDGESDGGDHPFSQGKSMDREQGWRKRKYDEMGVEGRGRGTDGDKGRVSLERKQEA
- the LOC130817401 gene encoding protein EMSY-LIKE 3-like isoform X4; translation: MDYDLSDSSGTDDDLPPPHQHRFARNARVTGNGRPAVAASTYPRMPNNDMETQIHIIEQEAYCAVLRAFKAQSDALTWEKESLITELRKELRVSVEEHRDSLSKVNSDDMIKKIRDWRQSNGHQQGMLSSFPPVHESVPSPTVSASRKKQKTGQSVSALSGGGALSSANGMHPSLQPSSSNLKRGPLPGSRGKKAKASMPYPSPAVAGRPQVNSHSASGTFGANEPDKAQKIDQLIGKRVWTRWPYDNSFYEALITDYKEGLHALVYDMNTEREAWEWVNLKELEKMLGSCS
- the LOC130817401 gene encoding protein EMSY-LIKE 3-like isoform X1; its protein translation is MDYDLSDSSGTDDDLPPPHQHRFARNARVTGNGRPAVAASTYPRMPNNDMETQIHIIEQEAYCAVLRAFKAQSDALTWEKESLITELRKELRVSVEEHRDSLSKVNSDDMIKKIRDWRQSNGHQQGMLSSFPPVHESVPSPTVSASRKKQKTGQSVSALSGGGALSSANGMHPSLQPSSSNLKRGPLPGSRGKKAKASMPYPSPAVAGRPQVNSHSASGTFGANEPDKAQKIDQLIGKRVWTRWPYDNSFYEALITDYKEGLHALVYDMNTEREAWEWVNLKEISPEDIRWDNEEPGLSHKGSRAGQGRGFKKSLARGGGAIGAGRGRGTLKGHPKKDSFMPQNGVGRREVGEIKLRNTDALIKEVENVFSANNPDSTEIEKAKKLLKEHEEALAQAIAVLQDASDGESDGGDHPFSQGKSMDREQGWRKRKYDEMGVEGRGRGTDGDKGRVSLERKQEA
- the LOC130817401 gene encoding protein EMSY-LIKE 3-like isoform X3 encodes the protein MDYDLSESSGTDDDLPPPHQHRFARNARVTGNGRPAVAASTYPRMPNNDMETQIHIIEQEAYCAVLRAFKAQSDALTWEKESLITELRKELRVSVEEHRDSLSKVNSDDMIKKIRDWRQSNGHQQGMLSSFPPVHESVPSPTVSASRKKQKTGQSVSALSGGGALSSANGMHPSLQPSSSNLKRGPLPGSRGKKAKASMPYPSPAVAGRPQVNSHSASGTFGANEPDKAQKIDQLIGKRVWTRWPYDNSFYEALITDYKEGLHALVYDMNTEREAWEWVNLKEISPEDIRWDNEEPGLSHKGSRAGQGRGFKKSLARGGGAIGAGRGRGTLKGHPKKDSFMPQNGVGRREVGEIKLRNTDALIKEVENVFSANNPDSTEIEKAKKLLKEHEEALAQAIAVLQDASDGESDGGDHPFSQGKSMDREQGWRKRKYDEMGVEGRGRGTDGDKGRVSLERKQEA